The Chanos chanos chromosome 3, fChaCha1.1, whole genome shotgun sequence genome segment ATGCCTTAAGCTTTAATTCAAATCTCAACTAACACAATCTTCTACCTGGGcatcatgtacacacacacacacacacacacacactcctcgcTCTGTCTGCCTGGATGTTTTTTCTAAGCCTTGCTAGTATGTGATGTAAGTAAATTGCAGATTGAAAGAAGATCTTTCAGTATGAAGTAGCTAATGCTGTaagccccgcccccctcccttcATTCAACCCCGCCCAGCTCCCGATCTGCCCCAGTGTACAAGTGAAACTGTTTGATGGTGTTGGTTTTTGTTGGCTCTGGGGTTTGAGGTCGCTCCGATCCCTCGGAGACGTTGCAAATCCCTCGGAAAGGTGATGTAAAAatgatttggggaaaaaaaaaaaaaaacaaataataaagataaaaaaaatgaaacaagactTTCTGTTGCAAGTTTTTCAGTTCAACCAAACAtttgtctgagtgagtgagtgttagaGTAGCTGCTATGATTGGACCCTAAACTCAGAacaatatgcactacattctgtcTATAATTAGTATCACATTTGATCTGTGGGTCATTCCACATGAACTGTAATTATGTTCGAATAGACATTAGATGGGTTCTACTATCAGTCACACACTGGTTATGATTTAgaagtttatttatattttaaaagttacttatgttatattttataaaatgtttagGAACATATAGGGGACACAGTTATAATTGTTCTGATGTATGTTCATCAGACGTGGGGAAAATAAGTGTGAAATATTTGACTGGGCTCTGTTCCAATATTCTTACATGTTGTGTCCTAAAAAAGGTACTAAAATACTGATAGGACTACATGTGCTGTTGTGAGACAGGACACAAGAAAGGGAGCAATGTTGAGAATTGGGACAGGGCCCTGTCATTTCAGTCATATTGATGTCCATTCACCTGACACACTTGTCCAGATGTTTTTGAGACAGACCTCAGTGAAAAATCTTTATATACATAGCATATCCATCAAAGTGaaaatcttttgaatttcagtcaTGACAAGAACCATATCAGTGCGTTCACAGTTAAAATCTATACTGAATCCTGAACGACTCGGACACATCTGAATGGTGTAATCAGCGTCCGCTGTATTTATTAACATACAAGCAATCTGTGGACAGTCGATGAGAACGTCTGAGAATGGGTCTCGTTAGCAACAACAGCACCAAACGTCAGCACTAAAAGTTACCTCAACTGGGAACtccatatacacaaacactgcgAATAGTTACACTCAGCAAACACCAGGTGGCGCCAAAGCGAAACGAGCCAGATCTTGCAACGATGATAGCACCAAGAATGAAAGCGTTCTGGTTATTAGTCACGatacatttcacagaaatacaGTGAGCACAGAAATTCACTCTACCGATTTTCAGAGAACATGTGTAGTCCGAAATGCCTGGCAGTTGTCAGAAAGAAAGCATTTACATCCTCACACCGGGATTAAAGAATCTAACAAGTTAGCCATTAAAAAGATGAGACTATAAAACATGCTAATACAGAAACATGTACACTCGTACTCTACCAAATATGGAACACATGTAGCTCCAATTCTTGACACAGGAAAGACAAATATACAACCGGGAAAATGGCAACAGGGCACGCTAGTCAGCCAGTAGAGGGCGCGCTCTGCACATCTTACGATTAGTGTCGTACGGTGatatttaatgaaatacaaTACATTATCGTTATCATTAATATTATGGATGTAAGCCTTGTCTTCAATCTCAGCAAAATGACAAATGGACGTAATCTTCTTATGACAGGCCTCCGGGAAAAGCAGGCTATACATTTAATCACTAGATGTGATTCTGAAAGTTCGACTAGCGTTTAACTCGGCTAGCGCTCCTTCCGTCCCATGGTTATCGTGTGAtctaaattaaaacattttaatttaggTAGATCAGTCGCAGGCTTCTGTCAAGATATTGCGTTTCTTTAACCTGCTGAGGGACTGTTTGAAGAGAGTCAAATTTGTGTGTTGTTATAAATCAAGCGTTCATAATTATCAATGTTACTCAGTTACGGGGCGAATTCATCCATATGCCAGAGGAAGGTTAACACAAATGGTCCATAGTGCCGCATATATTCAGAGTCGATTTAACGGTTGTACAAGACTGAGAATTTTCTGGAACATGTACCTAGAACTTGTAAAAACTTGTACATAGTTTCCTCTAAAATCATCAGTGAGTGACTTCAGTACCTGCTGTCTGTTTGTAAAAACTGCttatttttgttgaaaaaaaaagtgctacgCGGTATCCCTGGAGATCGTCATATGACGTAAGTTTGTGTTGAGGTTGAGGATGAGCTGGAGATTCGCTCTGTCACACAGGCTCTCCTCCAGTGTCCTCCAGGGAGGCACGGAGAACTCTGGTCTGAGGCGGGCGTATGGCAGGTGAAGGGTTTACAGGTGTGTCCGGGTGAGCGGGTGTGTCCCGGCTGGTTGTGAAACAGCACGCCTTCAGGAGGCTCTTACTGTGGTTCTTCGCTGCCTGGGTGTGGCCAGGCTTCGTCGCACCGTCTGAGTCTGTGAAGGTTCTCCAGCAGCCCGGAGATGAAGGGGAAACGGACAGCGTGGCGGAGTTGCgagacagagcaaaagagaacTGGGGAGACTGAGGGTTGGCCAAGCTCAGGGAACCAGCGCCGGGGCTCCGTGGAGTCATGTGCCTCGACGCCCGGCGCAGGCAACGCCCGTGAAGAACGTTCTGGAAAGCCTTCTTAAACTCCTGGCTGAAGCAGGGGTAGATGATTGGATTGAGGCAGCTGTTGAAGTAGCCTAGCCAGAAGGTGATCTTAAAGACGGTATCTGAAGGTCTGTGGGATGGGAGTATGGAGCCTttggacacacagagaacacacaagcAAAAGGGGAGTGACCAAGGACAGAACAGAGCAATGACACTGTGACTTATATCTACAGGCCGAAAAGATAAACTGAGAAACCATATTATAAAAATCAAAAAAACGTTCTCATAGCCAGATCCTAcactagtgtatgtgtgtgtgtgtgtgtgtgtgtgaagaggtgACTCTTCTCTTGGATGCTAGCACAatcactgtatttgtgtaaaatTGCTCTCGGCTTCCTAAGCCATTTTCCTCAGTGCAGCAGACGGTAACATCAAAACAGATGTTATGTTACAGCttaaggtttttttggggttttttctccGTTTTCTCTCGTCAACAAGCCCATTTAGATGCAATCTCACAGGGTCATTTCACATGGCTGAGGTAGAAAGATTTATCGTGAAGAAGCTTAAAAGGGGCAAACAAGGAGAGAGCAGCAATTTTTGCCActgatttgaaaacaaattgtgtgtctctgtgtgtgcgtgtgcacgcaaCAAGAatgagatcttttctttttgtttttttccttttagaaaaaaaatttcacagcATGCCTATCATCCTGTCAAAAATCATACGCTTCTTGGCTAAAAGTTTTGAATGCTTGGAGTTATTCTCTTTTCCTGttcagtgaagaagaagaatgtgataatgatgattataattataattataacgATGATTATGATGGAAGTATTGATGAAGAAGTTGTGTGAAACGCGATTTATATCTGATAGTTAGTTGTGTTTGCCTTAGAGCCTGAGAGATACAATGTTTCCATTTTGACAGTGAAACTATATGTAATAGTTGTGTTTACCTTAGAGACTCAGAGATACAATGTTTCCATTTTGACAGTGAAACTAAATGTGATAGTTGTGTGTACCTTAGAGACTCAGAGATACAATGTTTCCATTTTGACAATGAAACTAAATGTGATAGTTGCATGTGCCTTGGAGACTCAGAGCTACAATGTTTCCATAATGAAACTAAATGAGTTACCATGGTCATATACTCACTTATGGGCAGGACTAGGAAGAATGGGAGCCAGCAGAGCACAAAGCAGCCCACCACAATTCCCAAGGTCTTGGCTGCTTTCTTCTCACGCGAGAACTTAAGCAGACGCATCGGGCTGAAGTCTGAGCACCTCCCTCTTCTCGTCCTGTCCTCCCTGTGTTTGCCGGCCTCCCGccgttcctcctcctcctccagggaGCGCGGAGCGTGTCCGCGGTGAATCCGCAGGGCCACGCCCTCCGATCCTCCCCCGCCCGGATTCCGACCCTCGCTCAGGCCGCGTGTCTTGCTGCGCGCTACGACATAGACGCGACAGTACATGGCCAGAATGACGCCCAGCGGCAGGTAGAAGGAGCCCACGGCGGAGAAGAGGGCGTAGCCCGGGTCTTCGTTCACCCGGCAGACCGCCTCGTCCTCAGGCATGGGCTCCCTCCACCCGAACAGCGGCCCCACCGAAATAGCGGCCGACAGGCCCCAGAGCACCGCCACGGCCGCCAGCCCGCGCCTCCCGGTGGCCAAGGACGGGTAGCGCAGCGGGTAGCTGACGGCCACGTAACGGTCCACGGAGATGACGCACAGGCTGAGTATCGAGGCGGTACAGCAGAGGACGTCCAGGGCAGCCCAGGCACTGCACAGCCAGCGGCCGAACACCCAGCGCCCCAGCAGCTCCGAGGCGGCGGAGAAGGGCAGCACGGCGGAGCTGAGGAGCAGGTCCGCCACGGCCAGGTTGGCGATGAAATAATGGGCCACGGAGCGGAGGTGGCGGTGACACGCCACGGACAGAATGACCAGGATGTTCCCCATGACTCCAAACAACACGAACACGCCCAGGACCAGCCCCAAGACCACGGCTTTGGTCGGGTCTATCTCCGAGGACGCCGAGCTGCAGTTGGGGCAGCTCCCAGAGAGGAACACCGCGCTGATGTTGTCCTCGGACGGAAACATGGCCATCACGGTGAAAAGGCAAACGCTGGCACCCTCCCGTGTACGCCTGGGTCCTTCCTGTGTTGCATGGTTATATGACACAAGGATGCACTCAGACTTTGACTGGAATCAGCCTGTATGTGGTCTGCATTCTAATCAGCCATTCCATCAGCCCATGGAGGATTCTGAGTAATTCATTCCTTTGTAGGCTCTTCAGAGGAGAGGGCAAAGATGTGAAGGCTGCAGACTACCTCTGTACAACAGAAGTGGTGCATTGAGAGAAAAAGGGCAGTAATGACTCAGAGGTgagctgaaaagaaaacagacgtTATAGATTTGAATGACAGCTTTTCACAAAGACCAGAAGTTGTCCCGCTCACGTAATTGAAAAACTCAGGCTGATGCCCCCACAGTGCCTGGGTCGTTATTGATTTATGAGTTAACAGAGACTTCAAATCTTTGTCagcatgttgtctgtgtttaagTGAAAGCGGAGCATTAAAGTGAGGAATCTGGGTGCAGTCTGTCATCACCAATGTAACGGagaaacaatgtttttattattaattgcTGTTTTTTATGTAGTAAATCTATCTGTATTATGACACCAAGTGTCAAAGtcataagaggaaaaaaatcttatttcatattattattattattattattattattattattagcagtagCAGTAATTGTTgtggtagtagtaatagtacTAAAAAATAGTAAATACTAAATCAGTATCAGTATTAGTAATGgtcccgtgaccctaattaggataagcggcttagaaaatgaatgaatgaatgaatgaatgaatgaatgaatgaatgaatgaatgaatgaatgggtgaatgaatgaatgaatggatggatgagtaTTAGTAATGGGCTTGCTGTCgctgtggtggtggttgttgttggtatAGGAGCTAGAGTGACAGGCCAGATGTtcacatatgaaatgaaattggAGGATATCAGTGTATCCTCAGAGACACATCCCTTATTAACCTGTTCGGTTACACCATTCCTCCTAAACATGTTTTAACAGTTCAGAATAGTTTATTAGTGTATCCACaaccctctcccctctctgagCTGAactactgagagagagcgagaaagagagagagcataccaGAACAGCTGTGCAATCATTCTTTGTCTGCCTCGAACAATTCCACACAGGTCCCTCACTACTGTCTTCACTCCCCGTCTCTGTAGCCTATGGCGACTCTTTATAGCCCATGCTGTAGTGTGACAAAAACGGCCCTTTGTTCGGTCCTGTGGGTAAACTGCGTAGCTGTGGTCTAAATGATAGATATTTTGCATAATGTCTGAATGTGAACTGTGTAAGTGTGGCGAGTCATAAGacaagtaaaaaacaaactgctgtcTAAACTTGACTTTGTGGTGGTTTAATGACGGAGCTGAAAGGCATTCTGtacacactaaaacactaaAGGCGACTGGACTCCGCTGCGCATCGTCGTGATGCGTTACCGGAGCGTGCGCCAAAGTCAAACCATGAAACCTCACAGAGAAACCCTGTGTCTTCGAATATGTTGGCTGTTGTATTCCGGTGTAGGCCTTTTTACGCCTTATGATCTAAGCAAAACTGTTAGTTTTAGCCCATGCTGAGCGCAGTATCTGATTCTTTAAGTGGTATGGGATTGTTCAGGAGGCTTTGATAGGTCTGTTTTTACAACATTCACACACGTGAGGAAAAGTCCCTCTGAGGACGTATGCTGCGAGGATTGTGGATGCTCGCGCGCGTCTAAATCTTCACTTTATCCCCCTCTTATCCACTTCTTATCGTGTCTCAGTAAGATCAATGAACCCGCATTAACGCCACAGAGAGTAAAATCTCATTAGTTAGCCTTTGCTTGAAAACATTCTGCAGACATATTACCTCGGCTCAGTGGTATATGT includes the following:
- the adra1ab gene encoding alpha-1A adrenergic receptor, yielding MFPSEDNISAVFLSGSCPNCSSASSEIDPTKAVVLGLVLGVFVLFGVMGNILVILSVACHRHLRSVAHYFIANLAVADLLLSSAVLPFSAASELLGRWVFGRWLCSAWAALDVLCCTASILSLCVISVDRYVAVSYPLRYPSLATGRRGLAAVAVLWGLSAAISVGPLFGWREPMPEDEAVCRVNEDPGYALFSAVGSFYLPLGVILAMYCRVYVVARSKTRGLSEGRNPGGGGSEGVALRIHRGHAPRSLEEEEERREAGKHREDRTRRGRCSDFSPMRLLKFSREKKAAKTLGIVVGCFVLCWLPFFLVLPISSILPSHRPSDTVFKITFWLGYFNSCLNPIIYPCFSQEFKKAFQNVLHGRCLRRASRHMTPRSPGAGSLSLANPQSPQFSFALSRNSATLSVSPSSPGCWRTFTDSDGATKPGHTQAAKNHSKSLLKACCFTTSRDTPAHPDTPVNPSPAIRPPQTRVLRASLEDTGGEPV